AGCTCCCGGTTCTGCGCGACTACCTCGCCGCCCTCCGCGGCGGCATCCGGGTTCTGCAGGACGCCGGCGAGCGCGCGGCCGTCACCGCGCGGCTCGACCTGATCCTCGCGATGGACATGCCCTCGCTGCTCGACATCGCCGCGACCCACGACGACCCCGCCTACGCTGCCGAGGTCGCCGTGTTCATCGACGAGCTCCGCGCGCTTCCGGAGTTCGCCGATGCCTCCCCCGATGAGGCGATCGCTGCGGCGCTCTCCTGGTGATTCGACGAAGGGTGATTCCATGAACGACTACCTCGACGCGCTCTTCTCACTCGAGGGCCGCACCGCCGTGGTGACCGGCGGCAGCTCGGGCATCGGCCGCGGCATCGCCACGGCATTGGCCCGTGCCGGAGCGTCGACCGTCATCGTCGCCCGAGGGGCCGAGCGCATCGACGAGACCGTGCGCGAGCTGCAGGAGAGCGGATGCCGCGTCGCCGGTGTCGTCGGCGATCTCGGCACCCGTGCGGGCATCCACGCCCTCGCCGAGGCGGCGGCCGAACCCTTCGGCGACCCGGACATCCTGGTGAACTCGGCCGGCATCAACATCCGGCCGCCCTACGCCGAGATCACCGAGGACGACTGGGATGCCACGATGACGGTGAACACCCTCGCTCCCTTCCTGCTCGGACAGCACTATGCCCGCGGAATGGTCGAGCGCGGGTACGGCCGGCTCATCCACATCAGCTCCCAGCAGGCGCACCGCGCGTTCGTCGGCAGCGGGATCTACGGCGCATCCAAGGGCGCGGTGGAGTCCCTCATGCGGTCCGAGGCCGAGGCCTGGGGCGGCACGGGGGTGACGAGCAACACCCTCGTCCCGGGGTTCGTCCTCACCCCGCTCAACGCGCGACTTCAGGAGGACCCCGAGAAGATCGCCGCCCTCGCCGCACGCACCATGATCGGTCGCAACGGTCTGCCGAGCGACTTCGCCGGTGCGGCGGTCTTCCTCGCCGGGGCAGGCTCCGGCTACGTCACCGGGCACTCGCTCTTCGTCGACGGGGGCCTCTCGGTGCACTGACCGGCACCCGCGCCACGCTCAGGTCTCGGCGGGATAGACCCGCTCGTCGACCCTCGGCTCGGCGAGCAGCGGGACCGCAGCCGTGAGCGCGGCCACCGCATCGGCGCCGGCGGAGTCCACGGGCGCACGGTCGGCCCTGCGATCGGTGAGCGCCGCCTGGATGCCGCCGGTCACCGCGTCCTCGACGACCGCCTCGGTCGCGAGCACGCGCGAGGCCGCGACCTGCTGGGCGGCGAGCTCGGCGTAGAGGCCGTCGTGGGCGAGCAGCTCGGCGTGCGTACCCGACTCGACGATCCGGCCGGCCTCGACGACGTGGATGACGTCGGCGCCCATGACCGTCGACAGCCGGTGGGCGATCGACAGCGTGGTGCGGCCCTTCGCGGCCTCGTCGAGCGCCTCCTGCACGACGCGCTCCGAGACGGTGTCGAGGGCCGAGGTCGCCTCGTCGAGGAGGAGGACCGGCGGGTCCTTCAGCAGCACGCGCGCGATCGCGATGCGCTGCTTCTCGCCGCCGGAGAGCCGATATCCGCGTTCGCCGACGACCGTGTCGTACCCGTCCTCGAATCCGGCGATGATGTGGTGGATGTTCGCCGCCGTGCACGCCGCGATCACCTCCTCCTCGCTCGCCCCGGGGCGGGCGTACAGGAGGTTGTCGCGGATCGTCGCGTGGAAGAGATACGTCTCCTGCGAGACGATGCCGACATTGTCGATGATCGACTCCTGCGTCAGCGCGCGCACGTCGGCGCCGGCGAAGAGCACCGAGCCGCCCTTCGCCTCGTAGAGCCGCGGTGCCAGGTAGAGGATCGTGGTCTTGCCGGCACCGGAAGGCCCGACGAAGGCGACGTGCTGTCCGGGCTCGGCGACGAAGGAGACGCCGTCCAGCGTGGGCCGGGCCTCCGCCGACGCGTCGGGATAGCGGAACACGACGTCGGCGAACTCGATGCGTCCGCGCGGACCAGGCGCATCGTCCACCGAGATCGCGTCCGGGGCGTCCTCGATCTCGGGGACCAGGTCGAGGTACTCGAAGATCCGCGCGAACAGCGCGGAGGAGGTCTGCAGGTCGAGCGAGACGCGCATGAGCCCCATCAGCGGCATCAGCAGCCGCGCCTGCACGGTGGTGAAGGCGACGACCGTGCCGGCGGTGATCGCGTCGGTCCCGCCGGTGATCAGGTAGCCCGAGACGAGGTAGATGACCGCCGGAACGCTGGCCATCAGCACCTGGACCACGGCGAAGAATCCCTGGCCGCTCATCGCCCTGCGCACCTGGAGTGTCACCTGGTTGCGGTTCTCCGCCTGATACCGCTGCGACTCGGTGCGCTGCCGGTTGAACGCCTTCGAGAGCAGCATGCCCGAGACGCTCAGCGTCTCCTGCGTGATCGAGGTCAGCTCCGACAACGACTCCTGCGTCTCCCCCGCGATCCGCGCGCGCACCTGGCCGACGCGACGCTGCACGAAGATCAGGAACGGCATCAGCACCACCGCGATGAGGGTCAGACGCCAGTCGATGAGGATCATGGCGACGAGCGACGCCACCACCGTCACGACGTTCCCGAGGATGCTGGTGACCGTGTTGGTCAGCACGCCGGAGACTCCGCCGACGTCGTTCTGCAGCCGCGACTGGATCACGCCGGTCTTGGTGCGGGTGAAGAAGCCGAGCTCCATCGCCTGGAGGTGCTCGAACAGTTTGACGCGCAGGTCGCCGGTGACGCTGTTGCCGACCGTCGCCGTCAGCCAGGTCTGCGCGACGCCCAGCACCGCGGAGAACAGGAACAGTCCCACCATGGCCGCGACCAGCCAGGCCAGCAGCTCGAGCTGCGGGCTGCCGCCGTCGACGGGGAAGAGCGCGTCGTCGAAGATGCGCTGGACGATCAGCGGAGGGATGACGGCGATGGCCGCACCCGCGACGACCAGGATGCCGGTGAAGAAGATCCGCCACCGGTACGGGCGGAACAGCGCGATCACGCGGGCGCCGAGACCGCTGATGCGCGGGGCCTCGGCGTTCAGCCTGCGCTGCGCGTCTTCGTCGACGCCGCGGAACCCGCCGCCGTGCCCACCACCTCTGCCACCGCCCATGCTCATGGCGCCAGCGTACTCAGCGCAGCGGACACCGAGGGCCGTGGGATCCGCTCTCGGCGGATTTCGTCGGGATCGGAATGAAATGTCCGACCCTGTGGTTACGCTGAGAGACTCGCGCGATCTCTCGCACATCCCCCTCATCTCGTCGCCCAGGAGGCCGCCTATGTCTGCCGTCGATACCGGCTCCATCCCGACCACCCGCACGCCCTCGTCCGGCGAGATCTCTCGCACCGACATGCGTGTCATCTGGCTGCTGCTCGTCGCCGCCTTCGTCGCCATCCTCAACGAGACGACCATGGGCATCGCGATCCCCCACCTGAACACCGATCTCGGCATCCCGCCCGAGCTCGGCCAGTGGCTGACCAGCGCCTTCATGCTGACCATGGCCGTCGTCATCCCGACGACCGGCTTCATCCTCCAGCGCTTCACGACGCGCCAGGTGTTCATCGCGGCGATGGTCGCGTTCTCGCTCGGCACGCTCGTGGCGCTCGCCGCGCCCGGATTCGGCGTGCTGCTGGTCGGCCGTGTCATCCAGGCCGCAGGAACCGGCATCATGATGCCCCTGCTGATGACGACGATCATGAACGTCGTGCCTCCGCAGTCGCGCGGCCGCATGATGGGCCGCGTCGGCATGGTCATCTCGCTCGCGCCCGCGATCGGCCCGACGCTCGCCGGTGCCGTGCTCGAGGCGTTCAACTGGCGTGCGCTCTTCGCCATCGTGCTCCCCATCGCGCTCATCGCCCTGGGTATGGGCGTCAAGTGGATGACGAACCTCGGCGAGACGCGTCGCGTCCCGCTCGACGTGCTGTCGATCCCGCTCGCGGCTCTCGGCTTCGGCGGGCTCGTGTTCGGCCTGAGCCAGTTCGGCGGCGAGGGCGGCTCCGGTGAGACGACCGGCATCATCGCCCTGGTCGTCGGAGCTGTGACACTCGGTCTGTTCGTCTGGCGTCAGCTCCTGCTGCAGCGCGTCGACGACGCGCTGCTCGATCTGCGAGTCTTCCGTGCCGGCAACTTCACCTTCGCGGTCATCATCATGACGATCCTCGCGCTGTCGATGTTCGGAACACTCACCCTGCTCCCGCAGTACCTGCAGAACGTCGCGGGACTCAATGCCCTGCAGTCCGGGCTGATCCTGCTGCCGGGTTCCGTGCTCATGGGTCTGCTCGGCCCGGTGATGGGGCGCGTCTACGACTCCCGCGGCACCCGCCCGCTGCTGATCCCGGGAACCATCCTGGTGTCCGCCGCGCTGTTCTACTACTCGACAGTCGGCGAGCACACCGTGTGGTGGGTGCTCATCATCGTGCAGGCCGCGATGTCGGTCGGACTGGCGATGTCGTTCACCCCGCTGTTCTCCGCCTCGCTGGGTTCGCTGCAGCGCTCGCTGTACTCGCACGGCTCCGCCGTGCTGAACACGCTGCAGCAGGTGGGTGGCGCCGCGGGCGTCGCACTTCTCACGGTGACGTACTCCGCGATCCTGCACGCCGGAGAGAGCGAAGGCCTCTCGACGGCGACCGCCGGTGCGCCGGGGGCGCGCATGGCGTTCCTGATCGCGGCGATCATCTCCCTGGCCGCGGTGGCGCTGAGCCCGTTCGTGCGCAAGCCCGCTGATGACGCGGGCGAGGGATTCCACGGCGGTCACTGACCGACACGGATCGCACCACTCGGTGGCGTCTGCCCGCTACTGCGTCTTCGGCGCAGGGAAGTGGCAGACGCCACCGCTGCAATAGCCCGCGGCATCGGCCTCGAGCAGGTTCAGAGCACCCGCGAGCGGCGGGGGCGCGAGAGGCGCATCCTGCTCTGCGGTGTCCTGCTGCGTCTTCTTCATCCTTCGATCGTACGCCTGCCGGAGGCCACCGGCGCCGCCCGCCCCTTCCCCGCGTGATACGCCCGGCGTATCGTTCGCTGTGATGCCGGGACGCGTGCGCGCTCCGGCGACCGCAGCGAAGGAGCCGCCGTGATCATCGAGACGCCGGGAGAGGCCGCGGCAACGGGCCATGTCGCCGAGATGTATGCGGGCGACATCGACGACGACGGCTTCGTCTTCGGGCACACACGCGCGATGGCTGTGAATCCCGACGCGCATGCCGCCTTCGAGGACCTGATCGGCGCGATCGTGCCGTCGATCGGCATCCGCGTGTACGAGGCGGCCACGCTCGGCGCGGCGCGGGCCATCGGCTCCACCCACTGCCTCCTCGCTCACGGCCGCAAGTCGCTGCGAGCCGACGTCCTCGACGAGGACGCCCTCGAAGCCTTCGCGGCGGGAGACGACGCCGGATTCACCCCCGCCGAGCAGGTGGTCGTCGAGTACGCCGCGCAGCTGTCGGACGACCCCGCCTCGATGACGGATGCCGACACGCAGGCCCTGCGCGACGTCGGCTATTCGGACCGGCAGATCGTGGACATCACCCTCGCGGCGGCGGCGCGGAACTTCTTCAGCCGGGCTCTGCTCGCCCTCGCCGTGCCGGTCGACGAGGTCCCCGGCCTGAATCCGACCATCGCCGCCGCGCTGACGCGCTCGAACGCCGCCGGCCGCTCGCAGCCGACAGCGGATGGATAGCCGGTCTCCCCTACGGTTGAGCCATGCTCAAACGACTCCTCGCCCGCTTGTTCTGGGCGTTCAGCCGCTGGACGCTCACGAGTGAAGGCGCACCGACGCGCCCGACGGTGCTGGTGGGCGCACCGCACACGTCCAACTGGGACTTCGTCCTGATGCTCGCCATCGCGTGGCGCCTCGGCATCGACGTGCACTGGCTCGGCAAGAAGAGTCTCTTCCGCGGGTGGCGGGGTCCGATCATGCGCGGACTCGGCGGCATCCCCGTCGATCGCGCCGACCCGGCGCGCGTGGTGAAGGACGTCGTGGGCCAGGTGCATGCCGGCACGGTCTTCGGACTGGTCGTGACGCCGGACGGAACCCGCGGCGGCAACGAGAACTGGAAGTCCGGTTTCTACCGGATCGCCCGCGAGACGGGGATGCCGGTGACCCTCGGGTTCGTCGACCGCACGACCATGACCTCGGGTCTGGGACCGACGATCGACCTCACCGGCGACGTGGCTGCCGACATGGACCGCATCCGGGCGTTCTACGCCGACAAGGCCGGCGTGCGGCCCGAGAGGCGGACAGAGCCGCGCCTGCGCGAGGAGGACCCGGCGGCTTCGCCCGACGCCGCCTGACGAACGGGCCGCTCCGGTCAGTGCTTCGACGCGGTGTGCGCCCGGGCGTAGGCCAGGTCCTTGTCGGAGAGCTGCTCCACCATCCCGACGACGGCTCCGGTCAGCACGCGGATCTCCTCTCGTACCGCCTCATCGAGAAGGTGTGAGTCGCTGTCGAGCACGGACTGCTGGGCATCGGGCGACAGGTCCGACCACCAGTCGTCGATCGGGGGAAGGGTCATCGTTCCTTCTTTCAGAGGGGTCGGGCAACGGGCTGGACATCACCGGATCACCGGCACAACACTGAGATCATGACAGCGGATCTGCCTCCTGACGAGCCCGACATCGACGATCGGGCCGACGGTCGCGACGAGACTCCCAACGAGAGGGCGGACCGGAACTGGCTCGAGCTCCTGCAGGAGCTGCGCGTCATGCAGACGGGTACGCAGATCCTCACCGGCTTCCTCCTCGCCGTGGCCTTCCAGCCGCGTTTCACCGACATGGACGAGCTCCAGCGCGATCTGTACGTCGTCCTCGTCGCTCTCGCGGCGATCGCGACGATTCTCGCGCTCGCGCCGGTCGGCATGCACCGCGCGCTGTTCGGGCATCGCCGCAAGCCCGACCTGGTGCGGATCGCCGCCCGCATCGTCCGGATCGACCTGGCCGTGATCGGAGCGCTGACCATCGGCGTGACCACCTTGATCGTCGACTTCACGGTGAACCGCACGGCCGGCATCATCGCGCTCGTGGCCGCGCTCGTGCTGGTCGTGGCGCTGTGGCTGGCCCTGCCGCGGGCGATGCGCGGGCGGCCCCGCTCCGACGACACCGGAGAGGAGTGATCCCGCGCACCTCGCTCAGCGGCCGGCGGGGCTGCGGTTCTCCGCGCTGACCATCCACGCGAACTGCTCCAGGCGCTCGATGACCGCGTGCAGGATGTCCGCCGATGTCGGGTCCGCCTCGTCGACGTCGTCGTGCACATCGCGCATCGTCGAGACGACGGCCTCGAGGCGGACGGTGATCAGGTCGATGGTCTCCGAGGTGGAGACCTCGCCGGCCGGGAACTCCGGCAGCGTCGTCGTGGCCGAAACCGTGACGCTGCGTCCATCGGGTACGGCGTGCAGTGCGCGCATGCGCTCGGCGACGGTGTCGCTGAAGGCGCGTGCGTCGTCGATGATCTCGTCGAGTTGGCGGTGCGTGTCGCGGAAGTTGCGTCCGACGACGTTCCAGTGCGCCTGCTTGCCCTGCGTCGCCAGCTCCAGCAGGTCGACGAGCACGGCCTGCAGGTTCGCTGCCAGATCGGGCGAGGCGGTGAAGCCCTTCTCGGCGTTCTGGCGCCGGGTCGTCTTCGCTCCGCCCTTCGGGGTACCGGCGGTCTTCTTGGTCGTCTTCGTGTCAGCCATGGGGCGACGCTAACGGGGGCGGAGACGCACGCCGAGGGGGTTGACACCGGTGCGCGCGCGCCTCGAATGTGGCCGGAGGACAGAGAGGCGGACCCGTGACCGACGACCAGCAGCAGAGATCGCAGATCGAGATCAGCACGATCCAGGACAGCGACGCCGGCGAGGTGCTGACGGTGCAGCGCGCCGCCTTCGTGTCGGAGGCGGCGATCTACGGCAGCGTCGACATGCCCCCGCTGACCCAGACGCTTCCCGAACTGCAGGCCGAGCTGCGCGCGGAATCGGGTTTCGTCGCACGGATCGGCGGACGACTCGTCGGCGCGATCCGTTTCGTCGAGCGCGACGGCCTGCTCTTGATCGGGCGGATAGCGATCGCGCCCGACATGCAGGGCGAGGGCATCGGACGGATGCTGCTCGACGCCGCCGAGGAGTCCTCCAGCGCCGATGTGGCCGAGCTCTTCACCGGCAGCCTGAGCGAGGCGAACCTGCGGCTCTACGAAGCCTGCGGCTACGAGGAGCATGAGCGCGTGCCGGACGGCGACGGGACCGCCCAGGTCTTCCTCCGGAAACGTCTGCGAGCTTGAGAGCCTCCTGACAATCGCGGCAAGGGGGTTGAGCCGATGGACGAGGTCCGGCATCGTGGCCCGGACGTGTCGCGACCGCGACATGCCCCAACCGGAAGGAGAGTCTCGTGCTCACCCTCACCGACAACGCCACCGCCATCGTCTCCACCCTCGTGAGCCGTCAGAGCGAAGCCCCGGATGCCGGTCTGCGCATCCACTCCACCACCGCGCCCGACGCGCAAGGCGGCGCCCGTCTGGCCGTCCTCGTGACCGCCGACCCGGAGCCGCAGGACCAGGTCGTGGAGATCTCCGGCACCCGCCTCTTCCTCGATGAGGGGGCCGCAACCGCGCTCGACGACAAGGTGCTCGACGCCGGTGTCGACGACGAGGGCGCCGTCTCGTTCGCGGTGATGCCCAAGGTCGCCTGACGACACAGGATTCCGGATGCCGCGGCCCTCAGGGGTCGCGGCATCCGTCGTCTTCGGGTCGAGGCGCGTGGCGCCACGGCACGCCTCGGGACCCGCCCCTAGCATCGAGGCATGCGAACTCGTGCGCCGCGTGTCCTGATCGTCTCCGCCCTCGCGATCCTCACCGTCATCGCCGCCGGGTGTGCGCCGACGGCGGCACCGCAGCCCACCAGCTCGTCGGGCTCCGCCTCGCCGTCATCGTCGCCGTCCGAGACACCGGAGACAGCGGACGCGCGGGTGACCATCGACGGTCTGTCGATCGACGAGGGCCCGCTGATCGCCTATACCGACCACGACGCCGTGCTCGCGGCGCTCGGAGAGGTCGTGGGGCCCGTCCCCGAGGCGCAGGGACCCGATGCGTACGGGTTCACGTCGTATGACTGGGACGGCGCCGTCCGGCTGAACGTCCCCGAGTCGGGGCCGGCCGCGCTCTGGATCGGGAGCGACGACACCCCCGGCGTCGTGTTCACCGTCGCCGACGGGATCGGCATCGGCTCGAGCCGCGCAGACGCTCTGGCGGCCGGCGCCGAAGAGCTCCCGATGGACGACGACGGCGACGGCGTGAACGACTATCTCGCGGTGGGCACCCGCGAG
This genomic interval from Microbacterium sp. LWH11-1.2 contains the following:
- a CDS encoding DUF6328 family protein, whose protein sequence is MTADLPPDEPDIDDRADGRDETPNERADRNWLELLQELRVMQTGTQILTGFLLAVAFQPRFTDMDELQRDLYVVLVALAAIATILALAPVGMHRALFGHRRKPDLVRIAARIVRIDLAVIGALTIGVTTLIVDFTVNRTAGIIALVAALVLVVALWLALPRAMRGRPRSDDTGEE
- a CDS encoding DNA starvation/stationary phase protection protein; translated protein: MADTKTTKKTAGTPKGGAKTTRRQNAEKGFTASPDLAANLQAVLVDLLELATQGKQAHWNVVGRNFRDTHRQLDEIIDDARAFSDTVAERMRALHAVPDGRSVTVSATTTLPEFPAGEVSTSETIDLITVRLEAVVSTMRDVHDDVDEADPTSADILHAVIERLEQFAWMVSAENRSPAGR
- a CDS encoding MDR family MFS transporter, with product MSAVDTGSIPTTRTPSSGEISRTDMRVIWLLLVAAFVAILNETTMGIAIPHLNTDLGIPPELGQWLTSAFMLTMAVVIPTTGFILQRFTTRQVFIAAMVAFSLGTLVALAAPGFGVLLVGRVIQAAGTGIMMPLLMTTIMNVVPPQSRGRMMGRVGMVISLAPAIGPTLAGAVLEAFNWRALFAIVLPIALIALGMGVKWMTNLGETRRVPLDVLSIPLAALGFGGLVFGLSQFGGEGGSGETTGIIALVVGAVTLGLFVWRQLLLQRVDDALLDLRVFRAGNFTFAVIIMTILALSMFGTLTLLPQYLQNVAGLNALQSGLILLPGSVLMGLLGPVMGRVYDSRGTRPLLIPGTILVSAALFYYSTVGEHTVWWVLIIVQAAMSVGLAMSFTPLFSASLGSLQRSLYSHGSAVLNTLQQVGGAAGVALLTVTYSAILHAGESEGLSTATAGAPGARMAFLIAAIISLAAVALSPFVRKPADDAGEGFHGGH
- a CDS encoding GNAT family N-acetyltransferase; the encoded protein is MTDDQQQRSQIEISTIQDSDAGEVLTVQRAAFVSEAAIYGSVDMPPLTQTLPELQAELRAESGFVARIGGRLVGAIRFVERDGLLLIGRIAIAPDMQGEGIGRMLLDAAEESSSADVAELFTGSLSEANLRLYEACGYEEHERVPDGDGTAQVFLRKRLRA
- a CDS encoding SDR family oxidoreductase; the encoded protein is MNDYLDALFSLEGRTAVVTGGSSGIGRGIATALARAGASTVIVARGAERIDETVRELQESGCRVAGVVGDLGTRAGIHALAEAAAEPFGDPDILVNSAGINIRPPYAEITEDDWDATMTVNTLAPFLLGQHYARGMVERGYGRLIHISSQQAHRAFVGSGIYGASKGAVESLMRSEAEAWGGTGVTSNTLVPGFVLTPLNARLQEDPEKIAALAARTMIGRNGLPSDFAGAAVFLAGAGSGYVTGHSLFVDGGLSVH
- a CDS encoding 1-acyl-sn-glycerol-3-phosphate acyltransferase translates to MLKRLLARLFWAFSRWTLTSEGAPTRPTVLVGAPHTSNWDFVLMLAIAWRLGIDVHWLGKKSLFRGWRGPIMRGLGGIPVDRADPARVVKDVVGQVHAGTVFGLVVTPDGTRGGNENWKSGFYRIARETGMPVTLGFVDRTTMTSGLGPTIDLTGDVAADMDRIRAFYADKAGVRPERRTEPRLREEDPAASPDAA
- a CDS encoding carboxymuconolactone decarboxylase family protein — its product is MIIETPGEAAATGHVAEMYAGDIDDDGFVFGHTRAMAVNPDAHAAFEDLIGAIVPSIGIRVYEAATLGAARAIGSTHCLLAHGRKSLRADVLDEDALEAFAAGDDAGFTPAEQVVVEYAAQLSDDPASMTDADTQALRDVGYSDRQIVDITLAAAARNFFSRALLALAVPVDEVPGLNPTIAAALTRSNAAGRSQPTADG
- a CDS encoding Fe-S cluster assembly protein HesB, with amino-acid sequence MLTLTDNATAIVSTLVSRQSEAPDAGLRIHSTTAPDAQGGARLAVLVTADPEPQDQVVEISGTRLFLDEGAATALDDKVLDAGVDDEGAVSFAVMPKVA
- a CDS encoding ABC transporter ATP-binding protein, which gives rise to MGGGRGGGHGGGFRGVDEDAQRRLNAEAPRISGLGARVIALFRPYRWRIFFTGILVVAGAAIAVIPPLIVQRIFDDALFPVDGGSPQLELLAWLVAAMVGLFLFSAVLGVAQTWLTATVGNSVTGDLRVKLFEHLQAMELGFFTRTKTGVIQSRLQNDVGGVSGVLTNTVTSILGNVVTVVASLVAMILIDWRLTLIAVVLMPFLIFVQRRVGQVRARIAGETQESLSELTSITQETLSVSGMLLSKAFNRQRTESQRYQAENRNQVTLQVRRAMSGQGFFAVVQVLMASVPAVIYLVSGYLITGGTDAITAGTVVAFTTVQARLLMPLMGLMRVSLDLQTSSALFARIFEYLDLVPEIEDAPDAISVDDAPGPRGRIEFADVVFRYPDASAEARPTLDGVSFVAEPGQHVAFVGPSGAGKTTILYLAPRLYEAKGGSVLFAGADVRALTQESIIDNVGIVSQETYLFHATIRDNLLYARPGASEEEVIAACTAANIHHIIAGFEDGYDTVVGERGYRLSGGEKQRIAIARVLLKDPPVLLLDEATSALDTVSERVVQEALDEAAKGRTTLSIAHRLSTVMGADVIHVVEAGRIVESGTHAELLAHDGLYAELAAQQVAASRVLATEAVVEDAVTGGIQAALTDRRADRAPVDSAGADAVAALTAAVPLLAEPRVDERVYPAET